Proteins encoded in a region of the Vicia villosa cultivar HV-30 ecotype Madison, WI linkage group LG5, Vvil1.0, whole genome shotgun sequence genome:
- the LOC131605841 gene encoding uncharacterized protein LOC131605841, which translates to MNSPPHNSPPHNYYHHYHYDPTIVQPLPNFYSSYNYPQPSPSNTLTAPAPAPNPPSFTYINNHYQTQYSSSHSVETFHTFKVLQESINDYFETSNKLTDKLKEQIQAFSLSLKASCPEVVEEDQEELPDQYQTQLHHLNLMPTQVDVYEDEEKSKMHALEENQQENLLQNLFPTNHTLTLCDSDFVPCLTVAKSETPPFPSKSSLLIFNLEYTFLKFGIGVVASFNIGRDWPGFCYAAPISCSASINNLKTEFHHLRSLIPPPNFNSPITPHTQQQTTPQPREIFIHQPCSPLGFTSPFTPDPWLYSHTPFPQHQPKNSPSTTTHFHHTHSSSINHQHHLEIYVSETVEKDLTKSTNLYPTELQQPTLIMKQQPTLIMKQDEEKKSVGEESPPEPPPRMISDQPPVSSPPLKPQNTVSHQSPPPLRPPNVVSSMSPPPKTPLIPSHYFFSLMC; encoded by the exons ATGAATTCTCCTCCACATAATTCTCCTCCACATAATTACTATCATCACTATCATTATGACCCTACAATCGTCCAACCTCTACCAAATTTTTATTCTTCTTACAACTATCCCCAACCATCACCCTCGAATACGTTAACAGCACCAGCACCAGCACCTAACCCACCTTCTTTCACATACATCAACAACCATTACCAAACTCAGTATTCTTCCTCACATTCTGTTGAAACATTTCACACATTTAAGGTTCTTCAAGAATCTATAAATGACTATTTTGAGACTTCAAACAAATTGACTGATAAATTAAAAGAGCAGATTCAAGCATTCAGTCTTTCTCTCAAAGCATCATGTCCTGAAGTTGTTGAAGAAGACCAGGAAGAATTACCAGATCAATACCAAACACAACTGCATCATCTAAATCTGATGCCAACACAAGTTGATGTTTATGAAGATGAGGAGAAATCAAAGATGCACGCACTCGAAGAAAATCAGCAAGAGAATCTCCTTCAAAATCTGTTTCCAACCAATCACACCCTTACTCTCTGCGATTCAGATTTCGTTCCCTGTTTAACCGTAGCCAAGTCGGAAACACCGCCATTTCCTTCAAAATCATCACTCTTAATCTTCAATTTAGAGTACACTTTCTTGAAATTTGGCATCGGTGTTGTTGCTTCCTTTAATATTGGCAGGGATTGGCCCGGATTCTGTTACGCGGCGCCGATTTCATGTAGCG CAAGCATCAACAACCTCAAAACTGAATTCCATCATCTTCGATCACTTATTCCTCCACCAAATTTCAATTCACCCATCACACCTCATACTCAACAACAAACTACACCACAACCTCGTGAAATTTTCATTCATCAACCTTGTTCACCACTGGGTTTCACTTCACCCTTCACACCAGATCCATGGTTGTATTCACACACACCATTTCCTCAACATCAACCGAAAAATAGTCCTTCCACCACCACTCATTTCCACCATACCCACTCATCATCTATTAACCACCAACACCACCTTGAAATTTACGTTTCTGAAACTGTGGAGAAGGACCtaacaaaatcaacaaatctTTACCCAACAGAACTGCAACAACCAACTCTAATTATGAAACAACAACCAACTCTAATTATGAAACAAGATGAAGAAAAAAAGTCAGTGGGAGAGGAATCACCACCTGAGCCACCACCGAGAATGATTTCTGATCAACCTCCAGTGTCGTCGCCGCCCTTAAAACCTCAGAACACAGTCTCACATCAATCACCGCCACCCCTGCGACCTCCAAATGTAGTCTCATCTATGTCACCACCGCCGAAAACACCATTGATACCATCCCATTACTTTTTCTCTCTCATGTGCTAA
- the LOC131603479 gene encoding nuclear transport factor 2A-like yields the protein MDPDALAKAFVEHYYTTFDNNRAGLATLYQEGSMLTFEGQKIQGSPNIVAKLTSLPFQQCHHSITTVDCQPSTVNAGMLVFVSGNLQLGGEQHALKFSQMFHLIPTQQGSYYVQNDIFRLNYA from the exons ATGGATCCAGACGCGTTGGCAAAGGCATTTGTGGAGCACTACTACACCACCTTCGACAACAACCGTGCCGGCCTTGCCACTCTTTACCAAGAAGGATCCATGCTCACCTTCGAAGGTCAGAAGATTCAAGGTTCCCCCAACATCGTCGCCAAGCTCACTTCTCTCCCTTTCCAGCAGTGCCATCACTCCATCACCACCGTCGATTGCCAACCTTCCACCGTCAACGCTGGCATGCTTGTCTTCGTCAGCGGTAACCTTCAACTCGGCGGTGAACAACACGCCCTCAAATTCAGTCAG ATGTTCCATTTGATACCAACACAGCAAGGAAGCTATTATGTGCAGAATGACATATTCCGTTTGAACTATGCCTGA
- the LOC131603480 gene encoding histidine kinase 3-like — MWLKWWEKISGNGYKINRQYYQYIGSKRVKRELWRRLLLTWVLGWTVVSLWIFCFMSLQATEKRKETLASMCDERARIVQDQFNVSMNHIQAMSILISTFHHSKSPSAIDQRTFASYTERTAFERPLTSGVAYAVRVLHYEREQFEKQQGWIIKRMDTLEQNPVHKDDYDTEALEPSPIQEEYAPVIFAQDTISHVISVDVLSGKEDRDNVLRARESGKGVLTAPFRLLKSNRLGVILTFAVYKRYLPSNATPNERIQATNGYIGGVFDVESLVEKLLEQLASKQSVIVNVYDTTNHTHPIAMYGSNITGDVFNHVSTLNFGDPFRKHEMHCRFKHKPPWPWVVITTSIGILVIALLVGHIFYATVNRIATVEEDCREMMELTKRAEAADVAKSQFLATVSHEIRTPMNGVLGMMHMLMDTDLDVTQQEYVRTAQESGKALVSLINEVLDQAKIEFGKLELEKVLFDIRSILDDVLLLFSDKSQGKGVELAAYVSNHVPKLLIGDPGRFRQIITNLMGNSIKFTDKGHIFVTIHLVEEIVHSIEVDNESNPENTLSGFPVTNSCLSWKGFKAFSQEGPLGSFSSTSTDLINLIVSVEDTGDGIPRESQPLIFTPFMQAGSSISRKHGGTGIGLSISKCLVGLMKGEIGFASEPKTGSTFTFTAVFTNGLLSSNESKTPQINNQSQPASSEFEGMNALVIDPRPIRGKVSQYHIQRLGIHVETVSDLNQGLSTINKGNAVINIVLIDQEVWYRDSSMSSHFFNSTRKVDPGLPPKLFILVNSSSSSPKTSSVTSDVDNPTIITKPLRASMLAASLQRAMNVRDKRTLNRDLHNLSLSHLLVGRKILIVDDNGVNRAVAAGALKKYGAEVVCVSSGKDAISSLKPPHQFDACFMDIQMPEMDGFEATKRIREMEHNENMEVSIKWHVPILAMTADVIQATHEECLRCGMDGYVSKPFEAEQLYREVCRFFLAS; from the exons ATGTGGCTGAAATGGTGGGAGAAGATTTCAGGGAATGGTTACAAAATCAATCGACAGTATTATCAGTATATTGGGTCAAAGAGAGTGAAGAGAGAGTTGTGGAGGAGGCTTTTGTTGACATGGGTATTGGGTTGGACTGTGGTGTCTTTGTGGATCTTTTGCTTTATGAGTTTACAAGCTACTGAGAAGAGGAAAGAAACTCTTGCAAGTATGTGTGATGAAAGGGCTAGGATTGTTCAGGATCAGTTTAATGTTAGTATGAACCATATTCAAGCTATGTCTATTTTGATCTCAACTTTTCATCATTCCAAGAGCCCCTCAGCCATTGATCag AGGACTTTTGCTAGCTACACAGAAAGAACAGCATTTGAGAGGCCTTTAACAAGTGGTGTTGCATATGCGGTAAGAGTGCTTCACTATGAGAGGGAACAATTTGAGAAGCAACAAGGTTGGATTATTAAGAGAATGGATACTCTGGAGCAGAATCCGGTTCATAAGGATGATTATGATACAGAAGCATTAGAGCCATCTCCTATTCAGGAAGAATATGCTCCTGTCATATTTGCACAAGATACAATCTCACATGTCATTTCGGTTGATGTGCTTTCTGGAAAG GAAGATCGCGATAATGTGTTGCGTGCGAGAGAATCAGGCAAAGGAGTTTTAACTGCGCCTTTCAGGCTTCTCAAATCAAATCGTCTAGGTGTTATACTAACATTTGCTGTTTACAAGAGATATCTTCCATCAAATGCAACTCCAAATGAAAGGATTCAAGCAACTAATGG GTATATTGGCGGGGTATTTGATGTCGAATCATTAGTCGAGAAATTGCTTGAGCAACTTGCTAGCAAGCAAAGTGTAATTGTTAATGTGTATGACACTACAAATCATACACATCCAATTGCAATGTATGGCTCAAATATAACCGGGGATGTGTTCAATCATGTCAGCACTCTTAACTTTGGAGACCCTTTCAGAAAACATGAGATGCATTGTAGGTTCAAACATAAACCACCATGGCCTTGGGTTGTGATAACTACTTCAATTGGAATTCTTGTTATTGCTCTCCTTGTTGGACATATTTTCTATGCCACGGTGAATCGAATTGCCACAGTAGAAGAGGATTGCCGAGAGATGATGGAGCTTACAAAACGCGCAGAAGCAGCCGATGTAGCAAAATCACAg TTTCTTGCCACTGTCTCGCACGAAATCAGAACACCGATGAATGGTGTTTTAG GGATGATGCATATGCTTATGGACACAGATTTAGATGTAACACAGCAAGAATATGTCAGAACAGCACAGGAAAGTGGAAAAGCTCTAGTGTCACTTATAAATGAGGTTTTGGATCAGGCCAAGATTGAATTTGGTAAGCTTGAGCTTGAGAAAGTGCTTTTTGACATACGCTCGattttggatgatgtattgttacTATTTTCTGATAAGTCCCAAGGAAAAGGAGTAGAG TTGGCAGCTTATGTTTCAAATCATGTTCCGAAACTACTAATAGGCGACCCGGGAAGGTTTCGTCAAATCATTACTAATCTCATGGGAAACTCAATTAAG TTCACGGACAAAGGACATATTTTTGTGACCATTCATCTTGTTGAAGAGATTGTTCATTCCATAGAGGTTGACAATGAATCAAATCCCGAAAACACTTTGAGCGGTTTCCCCGTTACGAATAGTTGCTTGAGTTGGAAGGGATTCAAGGCTTTCAGCCAAGAAGGACCACTTGGTTCCTTCTCTTCCACCTCTACTGATCTCATCAATTTGATTGTATCAGTTGAAGATACCGGCGATGGTATTCCTAGAGAATCTCAACCCCTCATCTTCACTCCATTCATGCAAGCAGGTTCGTCCATCTCGCGAAAACATGGAGGAACTGGCATTGGACTAAGCATTAGCAAGTGTTTGGTTGGCCTCATGAAGGGTGAAATTGGATTTGCAAGTGAACCAAAAACAGGTTCCACTTTCACTTTTACCGCGGTATTCACCAATGGACTCCTCAGTTCTAACGAGAGTAAAACACCGCAAATCAATAACCAATCTCAACCTGCATCTTCAGAATTCGAGGGTATGAACGCGTTGGTCATTGATCCAAGGCCTATTAGAGGCAAAGTATCTCAATATCACATCCAACGCCTCGGCATCCACGTTGAAACGGTTTCGGATTTGAACCAAGGTTTATCAACCATAAACAAAGGGAATGCCGTTATCAACATTGTCTTGATTGATCAAGAAGTTTGGTATAGAGATTCAAGCATGTCATCTCATTTTTTCAATAGCACAAGGAAAGTCGATCCCGGTCTTCCTCCAAAGCTATTCATTCTTGTTAACTCTAGTAGTAGCTCTCCTAAAACTAGCAGTGTAACCTCAGATGTTGATAATCCTACTATCATTACAAAGCCTCTTAGAGCAAGCATGCTCGCTGCGTCACTACAGCGAGCAATGAATGTCAGGGACAAGAGAACTCTAAATAGAGACCTTCACAATTTGTCTCTTAGCCATCTTCTTGTTGGGAGGAAAATTCTAATTGTAGACGACAATGGCGTGAACCGCGCAGTAGCAGCCGGTGCTTTGAAAAAGTATGGAGCAGAAGTGGTTTGTGTTAGCAGTGGAAAAGACGCTATCTCTTCGCTGAAGCCGCCTCATCAGTTCGACGCTTGTTTCATGGATATTCAAATGCCAGAAATGGACGG TTTTGAAGCTACGAAGAGAATCAGAGAGATGGAACATAATGAGAACATGGAAGTATCTATAAAGTGGCATGTGCCGATTTTAGCTATGACTGCAGATGTGATTCAAGCTACACATGAGGAATGCTTAAGGTGTGGAATGGATGGATATGTTTCAAAACCATTTGAAGCTGAACAGCTTTATAGAGAAGTTTGTCGGTTTTTTCTGGCATCTTAA